One part of the Opitutales bacterium genome encodes these proteins:
- a CDS encoding helix-turn-helix domain-containing protein has protein sequence MMTDTIWSDKMVMAYLEEAAAIHRRLPPVKVQGYFNLWPEALKDDWERLYDAINAKTRLGAPMPHEVTYHETIMAWLRWLDPYSQKLVWMRANRIPWKIIEDKLSKGKTALWQDYKAAIALITGKLSAREPPRV, from the coding sequence ATGATGACTGATACAATTTGGAGCGATAAAATGGTCATGGCCTATCTGGAAGAGGCCGCCGCCATTCACCGCCGCTTACCGCCCGTAAAGGTGCAGGGCTACTTCAATCTCTGGCCAGAGGCCCTCAAAGATGACTGGGAGCGACTCTATGATGCCATAAACGCCAAAACTCGCCTCGGCGCTCCCATGCCGCATGAAGTCACCTATCATGAAACCATCATGGCCTGGCTGCGCTGGCTTGATCCCTATAGCCAAAAACTCGTCTGGATGCGGGCAAACCGCATTCCGTGGAAGATTATTGAAGACAAGCTGAGCAAAGGGAAAACAGCGTTATGGCAGGATTATAAGGCCGCCATTGCCCTCATCACCGGAAAGCTCTCAGCGCGGGAGCCACCAAGAGTGTGA
- a CDS encoding DUF2071 domain-containing protein, protein MRSDLNYANRGTPVMYQRWEDLLFLHWEWDADAIQARLPEGLSVDLYKGKAYIGVVPFRMLRVRPRGLFAVPGLSNFVELNLRTYVRDAEGRPGVWFFSLDACQRIAVWIAQRCFHLPYHYAQMQAAHSVDGSIHFQSQRGDNSQQEFSYRGQGSARLATDESLDHFLVERYRLFAYREKDGQLLTGQVSHAPYAIENVDISKFSTQLFTLNGFEPPECAPDHSCYSKGVKVSIYRQRTV, encoded by the coding sequence ATGAGATCGGATCTAAACTACGCTAACCGCGGGACTCCCGTGATGTATCAGCGGTGGGAGGATCTATTGTTTCTGCATTGGGAATGGGATGCCGACGCGATTCAGGCACGCCTGCCGGAAGGCCTGAGTGTCGATCTCTATAAGGGAAAGGCGTATATCGGCGTGGTGCCATTTCGGATGCTTCGGGTGCGCCCTCGTGGGCTTTTTGCTGTGCCAGGGCTGTCTAATTTCGTTGAACTCAACCTGAGGACTTATGTGCGCGACGCAGAGGGGCGGCCTGGGGTTTGGTTTTTTTCGCTGGATGCTTGCCAACGTATCGCTGTCTGGATCGCACAGCGCTGCTTCCACCTGCCATACCATTACGCACAGATGCAAGCAGCGCACAGTGTGGACGGTTCTATCCACTTTCAATCACAACGTGGGGATAATTCCCAACAAGAGTTCTCCTATCGCGGCCAAGGCAGCGCACGCCTGGCGACCGATGAGAGTCTCGACCATTTCCTCGTCGAGCGCTATCGTCTCTTTGCATACCGGGAAAAGGATGGACAGCTCCTAACTGGACAGGTGTCTCATGCACCCTATGCCATCGAAAACGTGGACATATCCAAGTTTTCGACCCAGCTCTTCACGCTCAATGGGTTTGAACCCCCTGAGTGTGCTCCCGATCACAGTTGCTATTCAAAAGGCGTTAAAGTGAGCATCTACAGACAGAGGACGGTATAA
- a CDS encoding sulfatase-like hydrolase/transferase has translation MKRPKILLLYTDQQRWDTIRAGGFDWMHTPNLDRLAAQGTLFNHCYVNCPVCMPSRMSMLSGLYSSAFSQPINGVEMPDGIRVAPNYLKPYGYHTANIGKLHFINHASFDRDHSQPYPDYGFDTAIISDEPGCYDDAYIRWVREQAPEEVDNCRINTPPAWTGKKIDHHPRHARFPYAFKGPEHLTHSAFVAEETAHYIEEQASRPWFCISGFYAPHCPFNPPARFLDIYKNADLPIPQMTHADAERYNLSLEEWHNIRAHYFALVSHLDDQLGVIFEALDRAGVAEDTAIVFTSDHGEHMGDHGRTGKSAAFDSASRVPLIMSLPKWMDGPRGQICDGIVEAVDILPTILDLCAVEVPSTLHGRSFRDALHGRSFAFRDSAYIEQGHSLKGDYYRALRTREHLYEIRNDGTESLYIVSDDPAQINDRASDPSCADRLHLLRKKLLDRTFDLLPKTPQRTGEY, from the coding sequence ATGAAGCGCCCCAAGATTCTACTCCTTTACACAGATCAACAACGCTGGGATACCATTCGCGCTGGGGGTTTTGACTGGATGCATACGCCTAACCTCGATCGTCTAGCGGCTCAAGGAACCCTATTTAACCACTGCTATGTCAATTGCCCGGTCTGCATGCCCAGCCGCATGAGCATGCTGAGTGGTCTCTACTCCTCGGCTTTTTCCCAACCTATCAATGGGGTCGAGATGCCCGACGGTATTCGTGTTGCTCCCAATTACCTCAAGCCCTATGGTTACCACACTGCGAACATTGGGAAGCTACATTTCATCAATCATGCTAGCTTCGACCGCGATCACTCTCAGCCCTACCCGGACTATGGTTTCGATACCGCTATCATCTCGGACGAGCCCGGATGCTACGATGATGCCTACATTCGCTGGGTGAGAGAACAGGCGCCTGAGGAGGTAGATAATTGCCGCATAAATACGCCGCCGGCGTGGACGGGCAAGAAAATCGATCACCATCCCCGGCACGCGCGTTTTCCTTACGCATTTAAGGGGCCCGAGCATTTGACGCACTCCGCATTTGTTGCAGAGGAAACTGCCCACTATATTGAAGAACAGGCGAGTCGCCCGTGGTTTTGTATTAGTGGATTCTACGCTCCGCACTGCCCCTTCAATCCACCCGCGCGCTTCCTCGATATTTACAAAAACGCCGATCTGCCCATCCCTCAGATGACTCATGCAGACGCCGAGCGCTACAACCTATCGCTTGAGGAATGGCACAATATTCGGGCTCACTACTTTGCTCTCGTTTCGCACCTTGACGATCAGCTTGGAGTCATCTTCGAAGCTCTCGACCGGGCCGGAGTGGCCGAGGATACTGCCATTGTCTTCACTTCGGACCATGGAGAACATATGGGCGATCATGGACGCACCGGAAAGAGTGCCGCCTTCGATTCTGCTTCCCGCGTCCCCCTTATCATGTCCTTACCCAAGTGGATGGATGGCCCACGTGGTCAGATATGCGATGGCATCGTCGAGGCCGTAGACATCCTACCGACAATCCTCGACCTCTGCGCTGTCGAAGTGCCATCCACGCTACACGGGCGTTCCTTTCGAGACGCACTTCACGGTCGTTCATTCGCTTTCCGTGATTCTGCCTACATCGAGCAAGGCCATAGTTTGAAAGGGGACTATTACCGCGCGCTCCGCACCCGGGAGCACCTCTACGAAATCCGCAACGATGGCACCGAGAGCCTCTACATCGTTTCCGACGACCCGGCTCAAATCAACGATCGCGCCTCGGATCCCTCCTGCGCTGACCGCCTTCATCTTCTACGTAAAAAACTCCTCGATCGGACCTTCGATCTACTCCCAAAGACCCCACAGCGAACGGGCGAATATTGA
- a CDS encoding putative toxin-antitoxin system toxin component, PIN family has protein sequence MLVIDTNIWVSYALMPQGQLGSALNGLIGRHLYAFSEATFIELTDVIMRPKFDRFAAPEARGEVLKQIAAGGEWFKPMERVRDCRDPKDNKFLELALAASADGIVTGDQDLLVLSPYRGIPILTLSDAAGKF, from the coding sequence ATGCTGGTCATTGATACAAATATCTGGGTGAGCTATGCCTTGATGCCTCAAGGGCAGCTAGGGTCAGCGTTAAATGGGCTTATTGGACGCCATTTATATGCGTTTTCAGAGGCGACATTTATTGAGCTTACAGATGTTATCATGCGCCCGAAATTTGATCGTTTCGCAGCGCCAGAAGCCCGGGGCGAGGTTCTGAAGCAGATTGCTGCGGGCGGTGAATGGTTCAAACCGATGGAACGCGTGAGAGATTGCCGTGATCCCAAGGATAATAAATTTCTGGAACTGGCTCTTGCCGCATCAGCCGATGGGATTGTAACAGGGGATCAGGATTTACTGGTTCTTTCGCCGTATCGCGGCATTCCAATCTTAACCTTGAGCGATGCTGCCGGGAAATTTTAA
- a CDS encoding site-specific integrase has product MFTLLTGETQLFDAKGQRKYLNKAERQDFYRAVSMINHPRDRALGLTLYYTGCRPSEASALDISNIDTGENVIMFRTLKQRKKVVYRAVPVPQSLIEDLLLAHRLNGKLFPLSRTRVYKIVKDFMKRAGITGIKATSKGLRHGFAVACIENNIPLTLVQKFMGHSRLESTRIYLDIIGKEEREFASRLWRH; this is encoded by the coding sequence TTGTTCACCCTCTTGACCGGAGAGACACAATTGTTTGATGCCAAAGGGCAGCGAAAATACCTTAATAAGGCAGAGCGGCAGGATTTTTACCGCGCTGTCAGCATGATCAATCATCCGCGCGACCGGGCGCTTGGATTGACGCTCTATTACACAGGATGCAGACCATCCGAAGCCTCGGCGCTGGATATTAGCAATATCGACACAGGCGAAAATGTGATCATGTTCCGCACCCTCAAACAAAGGAAGAAAGTCGTCTATCGGGCTGTGCCCGTGCCTCAGAGCCTGATTGAAGATTTACTGCTGGCTCATCGTCTGAACGGAAAGCTGTTCCCGCTTTCGCGCACACGGGTCTACAAAATCGTCAAAGATTTTATGAAACGTGCTGGGATCACAGGAATCAAGGCGACTTCAAAAGGGCTGCGCCACGGCTTTGCTGTGGCCTGTATCGAAAACAATATTCCGCTGACATTGGTGCAGAAATTTATGGGTCATTCACGGCTGGAATCGACCCGCATTTATCTGGATATCATCGGCAAAGAGGAGCGCGAATTTGCCTCAAGGCTCTGGCGGCACTGA
- a CDS encoding type II toxin-antitoxin system Phd/YefM family antitoxin, with protein MTSTEARKNFGQFLDMGSRKAVVIKRQNREIGAFIPMEDYKKLRALRLKELNDAAEKLSEQAKANGLTEDILAEILNEVNPS; from the coding sequence ATGACATCCACAGAGGCACGAAAAAATTTTGGTCAGTTCCTGGACATGGGCAGTCGCAAAGCTGTTGTTATCAAACGCCAGAACCGTGAGATCGGTGCGTTCATTCCGATGGAAGATTACAAAAAACTGCGTGCCCTCCGTTTGAAAGAACTCAATGACGCAGCTGAAAAACTTTCTGAACAGGCCAAAGCCAATGGGCTGACCGAAGATATCCTTGCCGAGATTTTGAATGAGGTAAACCCTTCGTAG
- a CDS encoding phage integrase N-terminal SAM-like domain-containing protein, protein MSSPNKVKITKFKNRSGNSSWRVSGTINGERIRKNFESHAEALNEKQHYNTILALDTPHRTAVTVLSDVQISEAQDAFNRLGERHSLSFAVDYFLKHYREPVCDYAVKDVVHDFLHDKRAAGVRERSITQLKSTLKRFATYAERMKLHDIQLEHLQGFMSKHEWSRKTQNNVRADLHSFFEWTKAKPREWIHDNPAHDLPKFKIERGVPDILSVQQCAKLMEHVQIVHDGAFIPYFALALFAGIRPQFPSGELGKLAMLGSNIWQHIDLRNHVIRIAPDISKTGEYRTVDIQPNLKAWLKSFARRKAPIYGTNFEKDYKAIRQQFQIGHDVLRHSYISYHVAQFQTVGGTALQAGNTEAIIRKHYLKMVSKTEASKFWSISPL, encoded by the coding sequence ATGAGTAGCCCCAATAAGGTCAAAATTACCAAGTTTAAAAACCGTAGCGGCAATAGCTCTTGGCGGGTCAGTGGAACGATCAACGGGGAACGTATCCGTAAAAATTTTGAAAGCCATGCCGAGGCGCTGAACGAAAAACAGCATTACAATACAATCTTGGCACTGGATACGCCGCACCGCACAGCAGTGACCGTTTTAAGCGATGTTCAAATTAGTGAGGCGCAGGATGCTTTTAACAGGTTGGGGGAGCGGCATTCGCTCAGCTTTGCGGTTGATTACTTTCTTAAGCACTATCGTGAGCCTGTATGCGACTACGCGGTCAAAGATGTTGTGCATGATTTCTTGCATGACAAGCGTGCCGCAGGTGTGCGTGAGCGGTCGATTACGCAGCTTAAAAGCACCTTAAAACGCTTTGCGACCTATGCGGAGCGTATGAAGCTGCACGACATTCAATTGGAGCATCTACAAGGCTTTATGAGCAAACATGAGTGGTCACGCAAAACGCAAAATAATGTCCGCGCTGATCTGCATAGTTTCTTTGAATGGACAAAAGCAAAGCCGCGAGAATGGATACACGATAATCCGGCGCATGATCTGCCGAAATTTAAGATTGAGCGCGGGGTGCCGGATATTTTAAGCGTCCAGCAATGCGCCAAGCTGATGGAGCATGTCCAAATCGTCCATGATGGCGCGTTTATTCCTTATTTTGCTTTAGCTCTGTTTGCCGGCATTCGTCCGCAATTCCCCTCAGGTGAGCTTGGTAAGCTGGCCATGCTAGGCTCTAACATCTGGCAGCATATTGATCTGCGTAATCATGTGATCCGAATTGCGCCGGATATCTCAAAAACAGGAGAATATCGAACTGTTGATATTCAGCCCAATCTCAAAGCATGGCTCAAAAGCTTTGCACGACGTAAAGCCCCGATTTACGGCACTAATTTTGAAAAAGACTATAAAGCTATCAGGCAACAGTTTCAGATTGGTCACGATGTCTTAAGGCATTCCTACATTTCTTATCATGTGGCTCAGTTCCAAACAGTGGGGGGCACGGCCTTACAGGCGGGCAATACCGAAGCCATTATCCGCAAGCATTATCTTAAGATGGTATCAAAAACCGAAGCTTCAAAATTTTGGTCAATCTCTCCTCTTTGA
- a CDS encoding GNAT family N-acetyltransferase, translated as MPRVDFEYQTQSPPIPDELKTLFKQTSWANERELVSIANMLAHCDLFVTVRLDGKLIGFGRAISDYAYRALLDDIIVDEAHRKQGIGKEIVQKLLEMTNEVEQVFLKCREAVGPFYEALGFTPSNGLTMVYTN; from the coding sequence ATGCCTAGAGTTGATTTCGAATATCAGACTCAATCACCACCCATACCGGATGAACTCAAAACTCTCTTTAAGCAGACAAGCTGGGCTAATGAACGAGAGCTCGTCAGTATCGCCAACATGCTGGCTCATTGCGATCTCTTTGTGACGGTTCGGCTGGATGGAAAGCTTATAGGCTTTGGCCGGGCAATTTCGGACTATGCCTATCGGGCTTTGTTGGACGACATCATCGTAGACGAAGCGCATCGGAAGCAAGGGATCGGCAAAGAAATCGTCCAAAAACTCCTCGAAATGACGAATGAGGTGGAGCAGGTATTTCTAAAATGCCGAGAAGCTGTGGGGCCCTTTTATGAGGCACTTGGATTTACTCCGTCGAATGGCCTGACTATGGTTTATACGAACTAG
- a CDS encoding PIN domain-containing protein encodes MGQCLYRWDYKDADIKIIMATFRYWHVVPNDRDSFEHALDLKSRYQTSYWDSLILAAALRSGAKTLWSEDFNHGQIYADLTVINPFKSV; translated from the coding sequence ATGGGGCAATGTCTCTATCGCTGGGATTACAAGGACGCGGATATAAAAATCATTATGGCCACATTTCGCTATTGGCACGTGGTGCCCAATGATCGGGACAGTTTTGAGCACGCGCTGGATTTAAAAAGCCGCTATCAAACCTCATATTGGGACAGCCTTATTTTGGCCGCAGCGCTACGATCAGGTGCCAAAACGCTTTGGAGCGAAGACTTTAATCATGGGCAGATTTACGCTGATCTGACCGTGATCAATCCCTTTAAGTCTGTATAA
- a CDS encoding helix-turn-helix transcriptional regulator, which yields MKCSPAIAKKEEVSMDDQWVRDDESLNELLGLMLKHIRANRDLPVHDTCLFADISPEKLALIEKGQANISTAQLFRLCKTYGFSPDYFYYPIMKPEWLNEELKKFRFENI from the coding sequence ATGAAGTGTTCACCCGCAATCGCTAAAAAGGAGGAGGTTTCCATGGATGATCAATGGGTGCGCGACGATGAATCTTTGAACGAGCTTTTAGGCTTAATGCTGAAACACATTCGAGCCAATCGTGATCTGCCAGTTCACGATACGTGCCTATTTGCAGACATCTCACCCGAAAAGCTTGCCTTGATCGAAAAAGGCCAGGCCAATATCAGCACCGCTCAGCTCTTCAGGCTTTGTAAGACCTATGGCTTCAGCCCGGATTATTTTTACTATCCAATCATGAAACCCGAGTGGTTGAATGAAGAGCTGAAGAAATTCAGGTTTGAGAATATTTGA